The following are encoded in a window of Providencia rettgeri genomic DNA:
- the sirB1 gene encoding invasion regulator SirB1, whose product MKTIANIEFNQLPLSEGIMTVSQCIRHDFPLMKVQAQLDNLVLSAKAAIDLHADHETKVEQLISLFYQQWSFGPAQGIYALSDMLWLDKVVASKQGTPVTLGAILLYIAQHLDIDIRPAIFPTQLLIMTEKQDGKPWFINPANGESLSIHTLNMWLKGTVDPFSEFFQDQLDVAENSVVIRKIFDTLKAALMEEKKMEMALKVCETLLTLDPEDPYEIRDRGLILAHLDCNHVALSDLNYFIEHCPEDPVSEMIKIQIYSLDDHPIVLH is encoded by the coding sequence ATGAAAACCATAGCGAATATTGAATTTAATCAACTCCCCTTAAGCGAAGGGATTATGACCGTTTCTCAATGTATCCGTCATGATTTCCCGTTGATGAAAGTCCAAGCGCAATTAGATAACCTTGTTTTATCTGCGAAAGCGGCTATTGATTTACACGCTGATCATGAAACCAAAGTGGAACAACTGATTTCCTTATTTTATCAACAATGGTCATTTGGGCCAGCGCAAGGTATCTATGCATTATCGGATATGCTGTGGCTTGACAAGGTAGTCGCCTCTAAGCAAGGTACGCCTGTCACTCTCGGTGCCATTTTATTATATATTGCACAGCACTTAGATATTGATATCCGACCTGCCATTTTCCCAACTCAGTTATTAATTATGACTGAAAAGCAGGATGGAAAACCGTGGTTTATTAACCCAGCCAATGGCGAGTCTCTATCTATTCACACCCTAAATATGTGGTTAAAAGGAACAGTCGACCCCTTTTCTGAGTTTTTCCAAGACCAGCTCGATGTCGCAGAAAACAGCGTCGTTATTCGTAAAATCTTCGATACGCTAAAAGCGGCATTGATGGAAGAAAAGAAAATGGAAATGGCGTTGAAAGTGTGTGAAACGTTACTGACACTAGATCCTGAAGACCCGTATGAAATCCGTGATCGTGGGCTGATATTGGCACACTTAGATTGCAATCATGTGGCATTAAGTGACCTCAATTATTTTATTGAGCATTGCCCTGAAGATCCTGTATCTGAAATGATCAAAATTCAAATTTATTCATTGGATGACCATCCAATCGTATTACATTAA
- the dauA gene encoding C4-dicarboxylic acid transporter DauA, whose translation MSTKNINRLRPFSALIDSCWKEKYTAARFVKDLIAGITVGIIAIPLAMALAIASGVPPQYGLYTAAIAGIIIAITGGSRYSVSGPTAAFVVILYPVSQQFGLSGLLVATLMSGIILLAMGFARFGKFIEYIPVSVTLGFTSGIAITIATMQIKDFFGLHMDHVPENYVDKLIAIGNTFPTFQYSDTLIGLSTLLVLIFWPKLKLKFPGHLPALIVGTFVMWVLSLFGMEVATIGSEFSYFLPDGTEGSGIPPILPQFILPWELPGSAPISWAMITALMPAAFSMAVLGAIESLLCAVVLDNMTGKKHHSNSELIGQGVGNIAAPFFGGITATAAIARSAANVRAGATSPISAVIHSILVLLTLLVLAPMLSYLPLAAMSALLLIVAWNMSAAGKVVYLIKRAPKDDIIVLVLCMSLTVLFDMVIAITVGIVLASLLFMRRIANMTRSTQLSDTDEENSRLVVRINGPLFFAAAERIFDELRVKSAGYATIIMQWDAVPVLDAGGLEAFEKFIDAVRKDTHVMVCDIPFQPLKTLARAKVTPIDGVLSFHNSIDNALETVKSIEQAKQLNANQGEKIA comes from the coding sequence ATGAGTACAAAAAATATTAATAGGTTGCGCCCTTTTAGCGCATTAATAGATTCCTGCTGGAAAGAAAAATACACCGCTGCACGTTTTGTGAAAGACTTAATTGCGGGTATAACTGTTGGGATCATCGCCATTCCATTAGCGATGGCTTTAGCAATTGCCAGTGGTGTTCCCCCTCAATATGGCCTCTATACCGCAGCTATCGCGGGCATAATTATCGCCATTACTGGCGGTTCTCGTTATAGCGTTTCAGGGCCTACTGCCGCCTTTGTTGTTATTTTATATCCCGTTTCACAGCAGTTTGGACTTAGTGGGTTATTGGTTGCCACACTAATGTCTGGCATAATTTTACTTGCTATGGGCTTCGCCCGCTTTGGCAAATTTATTGAATATATCCCTGTGTCAGTAACGTTAGGCTTTACCTCGGGAATTGCCATTACTATTGCGACCATGCAAATCAAAGATTTCTTTGGCTTGCACATGGATCATGTTCCAGAGAACTATGTTGATAAACTGATTGCCATCGGTAATACGTTTCCAACGTTTCAATACAGTGACACCCTAATTGGTTTATCCACACTGCTTGTCTTAATTTTTTGGCCAAAGTTAAAGTTAAAATTTCCAGGGCACTTACCCGCCCTTATTGTTGGCACATTCGTTATGTGGGTGCTTTCACTATTTGGTATGGAAGTCGCAACCATCGGTTCTGAATTCAGTTATTTTCTTCCTGATGGTACTGAAGGGAGTGGTATTCCCCCTATTTTGCCGCAATTTATTTTACCTTGGGAACTTCCTGGCAGTGCGCCAATTAGCTGGGCAATGATCACCGCACTTATGCCGGCTGCATTTTCAATGGCTGTGCTTGGTGCTATTGAATCACTACTTTGTGCTGTTGTACTCGATAACATGACGGGTAAAAAACACCATTCCAATAGTGAATTGATTGGACAAGGGGTAGGTAACATTGCTGCACCATTTTTTGGTGGGATCACCGCAACGGCGGCAATTGCTCGTTCCGCGGCTAACGTCCGTGCGGGAGCGACATCACCAATTTCTGCAGTGATCCACTCAATATTAGTCTTACTGACTTTATTGGTGTTAGCACCGATGCTCTCTTATTTACCACTGGCAGCAATGTCTGCATTATTGTTAATTGTGGCATGGAATATGAGTGCAGCTGGCAAAGTCGTATATTTAATTAAACGTGCACCTAAAGACGACATTATTGTTCTCGTTTTATGTATGTCTTTAACTGTTCTGTTTGATATGGTGATTGCAATTACTGTTGGTATCGTGTTGGCATCGCTGTTATTTATGCGCCGTATCGCCAATATGACACGTTCAACCCAACTTTCTGACACTGATGAAGAAAATAGCCGTTTAGTAGTACGCATTAATGGTCCACTATTTTTTGCCGCAGCAGAACGTATTTTCGATGAATTGCGGGTGAAAAGTGCAGGATATGCAACCATCATTATGCAATGGGATGCAGTACCAGTCCTGGATGCCGGGGGATTAGAAGCCTTTGAAAAATTCATTGATGCAGTGCGAAAAGATACCCATGTGATGGTTTGTGATATCCCATTCCAACCACTTAAAACCTTAGCTCGCGCTAAAGTGACGCCTATCGATGGTGTGCTAAGCTTCCACAACTCCATCGATAATGCGCTAGAAACGGTTAAATCTATTGAACAAGCTAAACAATTAAATGCTAACCAAGGTGAAAAAATCGCATAA
- a CDS encoding phosphatase PAP2/dual specificity phosphatase family protein — protein sequence MTAFQQLAKPSSKRQIVLFGLLWLIFLAPFFFLTYGQVNNYTATLADVPSVVYSWEKHIPFLPWTIIPYWSIDLFYGLSLFICTTLREQTIHGLRLILASLFACVGFLLFPLKFSFPRPSTDGAFGWMFDSLELFDLPFNQAPSLHIILLWLLWLRFRAHTPIQWRWLLHGWSVLILVSVLTTWQHHFIDVITGFAVGLLVSYLLPINTRWQWNYTGSPRSFKMSKNYGLGSITCFVLAFVFQGAAWVLLWPAVALLFITLGYLGAGATVFQKTPEGKISPSAAILLLPYRLIAWGTYHYYAKHCRQPSMVNQHIVLGGRPLYALQTAAVLDMTCEWSRNSFSNGLKYCSQPQIDLLPLSAKDIEQAVHKMDNLAQQGAVYIHCKLGYSRSATVAVAWLVHHGDAQSIDSAVKIVEHARPQVVLNAATKEQLNDWFIHYHINRNR from the coding sequence ATGACTGCCTTCCAACAACTCGCTAAGCCATCATCTAAACGACAAATTGTGTTGTTTGGTCTACTGTGGCTGATTTTTTTAGCCCCCTTTTTCTTTCTCACTTATGGGCAGGTCAACAACTACACGGCCACCTTAGCCGATGTGCCTTCTGTTGTTTATTCTTGGGAAAAACATATCCCTTTTCTTCCATGGACGATTATTCCCTATTGGAGCATTGACCTATTCTATGGTTTATCATTATTTATTTGCACCACACTGCGTGAGCAAACAATCCATGGGTTAAGGCTTATTTTAGCTTCCCTGTTCGCTTGCGTTGGATTTTTGTTATTTCCGCTTAAATTCAGTTTTCCGCGCCCCTCCACGGATGGTGCGTTTGGTTGGATGTTTGATAGCCTAGAACTTTTCGACCTGCCGTTTAACCAAGCTCCCTCGTTACATATCATTTTGCTCTGGCTCCTCTGGTTACGTTTTCGTGCTCATACACCAATACAATGGCGTTGGCTACTTCATGGATGGTCCGTGTTGATCTTAGTGTCTGTCCTCACAACCTGGCAGCACCATTTTATTGATGTTATTACCGGCTTTGCGGTTGGCTTGCTTGTCAGTTATTTATTACCTATCAACACTCGCTGGCAATGGAATTACACTGGCTCGCCTCGTAGTTTTAAAATGAGCAAAAATTATGGTCTTGGATCAATCACCTGCTTTGTTCTCGCATTTGTTTTCCAAGGCGCTGCTTGGGTCTTATTGTGGCCTGCAGTCGCCTTATTATTTATTACCCTCGGCTACTTAGGTGCAGGGGCAACTGTTTTTCAAAAAACCCCTGAAGGGAAGATTTCTCCGTCCGCTGCTATCTTATTATTGCCTTATCGCCTTATCGCTTGGGGAACCTATCATTACTATGCAAAGCACTGCAGGCAACCTAGCATGGTTAACCAACATATCGTTTTGGGAGGCCGCCCGCTTTATGCGTTGCAAACCGCAGCAGTTTTAGACATGACTTGCGAATGGTCACGCAATTCTTTTAGCAACGGGCTAAAATATTGTAGCCAACCGCAAATCGATTTGTTACCACTGAGCGCAAAAGACATTGAGCAAGCTGTCCACAAAATGGATAACCTAGCCCAACAGGGTGCTGTTTATATTCATTGCAAGCTGGGCTATTCACGCAGTGCCACTGTAGCTGTTGCCTGGTTAGTTCATCATGGTGATGCACAATCCATTGATAGCGCTGTCAAAATAGTTGAACATGCTAGGCCGCAAGTGGTTTTAAATGCAGCCACTAAGGAGCAATTAAATGATTGGTTTATACACTATCATATCAATAGGAACCGTTGA
- the prmC gene encoding peptide chain release factor N(5)-glutamine methyltransferase, whose product MQYREWLKQAVSRLSASDSAKRDAEILLEQATGRSRTYLIAFSETELTALEQQQAEQLLQRREKGEPIAYIVGEREFWSLPLYVSPATLIPRPDTECLVEQALARLTNHPCHLLDLGTGTGAIALALASELPHSQVIGVDFNPEAVALAQRNQQRLNIANVQFIQSDWFTSLSFRQFDMIISNPPYIDENDNHLGEGDVRFEPASALIAKNEGLADLAHIIAESKNYLKNQGWVLVEHGWTQGSAVRDLFAKHGYIQIETCLDYGGQERVSLGQWNG is encoded by the coding sequence ATGCAATATCGTGAATGGCTAAAGCAGGCAGTCAGCCGACTGTCTGCAAGTGATAGCGCTAAGCGAGATGCTGAAATCCTACTCGAACAGGCGACGGGGCGCAGTCGTACTTATCTTATTGCGTTTAGTGAAACAGAACTTACTGCGTTAGAACAGCAACAAGCTGAACAGTTGTTGCAACGCCGAGAAAAGGGCGAGCCAATTGCGTATATTGTTGGGGAGCGTGAGTTCTGGTCGTTACCCCTTTATGTTTCACCTGCGACACTCATTCCAAGACCTGACACTGAATGTTTGGTCGAACAAGCATTGGCACGTTTAACGAATCATCCTTGTCACTTATTGGATTTAGGCACAGGTACAGGGGCGATTGCGTTGGCTTTAGCCTCTGAATTACCTCATAGCCAGGTCATTGGTGTTGATTTCAATCCTGAAGCGGTGGCATTAGCCCAGCGAAATCAACAACGTTTGAATATTGCTAACGTCCAATTTATACAAAGTGATTGGTTTACTTCCCTATCATTTCGACAATTTGATATGATTATAAGTAACCCGCCTTATATTGATGAAAATGATAATCACCTAGGTGAAGGTGATGTGCGTTTTGAACCAGCAAGCGCATTAATTGCAAAAAATGAAGGGCTGGCCGATTTAGCACATATTATTGCTGAGTCAAAAAATTATCTTAAAAATCAAGGCTGGGTGCTTGTTGAACATGGCTGGACACAAGGTTCAGCGGTGCGTGATTTATTTGCAAAACATGGGTACATCCAAATTGAGACGTGTCTCGATTATGGTGGGCAAGAAAGAGTTTCACTCGGTCAATGGAATGGTTAA
- the lolB gene encoding lipoprotein insertase outer membrane protein LolB gives MQLTQVLSFTPPIKGFLRLLPLSCLLLTACVTTSQNTTKGTGSASDTQWKTHQQELNQLRDYQTRGSFVYNGGETKTYAKFFWQQYTPEKYRLLLTNPLGSRELELTVEPDLARLTTKDGQTHMSDVPNELIYQLTGMEIPLDDLTAWLVGSPGRATDFTLDENHLLKNITFEKNGEKWVLNYISYDTKTSPMLPNYLELRQGDRLIKLKMDSWTLKK, from the coding sequence ATGCAATTAACCCAAGTTTTGTCGTTCACTCCCCCTATAAAAGGCTTTTTGCGGCTTTTACCCCTCTCCTGCCTTCTATTAACCGCTTGTGTCACCACATCACAAAATACCACGAAAGGCACGGGGTCAGCCTCTGATACGCAATGGAAAACCCATCAGCAAGAATTGAATCAGCTACGTGATTATCAAACACGCGGGTCATTCGTTTATAATGGTGGTGAAACCAAAACTTACGCAAAATTTTTCTGGCAGCAATATACACCTGAAAAATACCGTTTATTACTGACTAATCCACTTGGTAGCCGTGAATTAGAGCTCACCGTTGAGCCGGATTTGGCGCGTTTAACCACCAAAGATGGGCAAACCCATATGAGTGATGTACCTAATGAGTTAATTTACCAACTTACGGGTATGGAAATTCCACTGGACGATTTAACAGCATGGTTAGTAGGTTCGCCGGGTAGGGCCACCGATTTCACCCTAGATGAAAACCATTTATTAAAAAATATCACTTTTGAAAAAAATGGGGAAAAATGGGTGTTAAATTATATCTCCTATGACACAAAAACCTCACCTATGTTGCCAAATTACCTTGAACTGCGCCAAGGTGATCGATTAATCAAACTAAAAATGGATAGCTGGACACTGAAAAAATGA
- the hemA gene encoding glutamyl-tRNA reductase: MTLLALGINHKTAPVALRERVAFGPEKIDHALEDLLKQPQVNGGVVLSTCNRTELYLSLESQDRAQEQLIKWLCDFHGIKPKDLQPSLYWHQDSHAVSHLMRVASGLDSLVLGEPQILGQVKKAFALSQDSHSLSRELERLFQKSFSVAKRVRTETDIGANAVSVAFAACTLARQIFESLKHLNILLVGAGETIELVARHLREHGVKKMMIANRTRERAELLANEVNAQVISLSDIDSRLAEADIVISSTASPLPIIGKGMVERAMKVRRSKPMLLIDIAVPRDIEQDVDKLRDVYLYTVDDLESIIAQNLAQRKAAAVEAEFIVEQESSHFMDWLRSQAAVSTIRDYREQAEAIRANMAEKALAAVRQGADPEQVIMQLSQQLTNRLIHAPTKSLQQAAGNGDVERLNLLRDSLGLDHQ; this comes from the coding sequence ATGACCTTATTAGCCTTAGGCATCAATCATAAAACAGCACCTGTTGCCCTGCGTGAGCGGGTCGCTTTTGGTCCTGAAAAAATCGACCATGCACTTGAGGATCTTCTTAAACAACCCCAAGTAAATGGCGGCGTTGTGCTGTCTACATGTAATAGAACCGAGCTGTATTTGAGCCTCGAGTCCCAAGACAGAGCCCAAGAACAGCTTATTAAATGGTTGTGTGATTTTCACGGAATTAAACCAAAGGATTTGCAACCGAGCCTGTATTGGCACCAAGACTCACATGCCGTGAGTCATCTTATGCGAGTGGCAAGTGGTCTCGATTCTTTGGTGTTAGGTGAGCCGCAAATTTTAGGTCAAGTCAAAAAAGCGTTTGCCCTTTCGCAAGATAGCCATTCATTATCCCGTGAATTAGAGCGTCTGTTCCAAAAATCGTTTTCTGTCGCAAAACGCGTTCGAACAGAAACAGATATTGGTGCTAATGCAGTTTCTGTCGCTTTTGCAGCTTGTACTCTGGCTCGTCAAATTTTTGAATCACTCAAACATTTGAATATCTTATTAGTCGGTGCAGGGGAAACGATTGAGTTAGTCGCACGTCATTTGCGTGAACATGGCGTGAAAAAGATGATGATAGCCAACCGAACCCGCGAACGTGCTGAACTGTTAGCTAATGAGGTCAATGCACAAGTGATTTCATTATCCGATATCGATAGCCGCTTGGCTGAAGCGGATATAGTGATCAGCTCAACGGCGAGCCCACTACCCATCATTGGGAAGGGTATGGTTGAGCGCGCAATGAAAGTCCGGCGCAGTAAGCCAATGCTGTTGATTGATATTGCGGTACCGCGAGATATTGAACAAGATGTTGATAAGCTTCGCGATGTGTATCTGTATACCGTTGATGATCTTGAGTCCATCATTGCGCAAAACTTAGCTCAACGTAAAGCGGCGGCAGTAGAAGCGGAGTTTATTGTTGAACAAGAAAGTAGCCATTTTATGGATTGGTTGCGTTCACAAGCCGCAGTGTCTACAATTCGCGATTACCGAGAGCAAGCTGAAGCAATTCGCGCTAATATGGCCGAAAAAGCTTTAGCGGCTGTTCGTCAAGGCGCTGACCCTGAGCAAGTGATTATGCAGTTATCGCAACAACTTACCAACCGCCTTATTCACGCTCCGACCAAATCGCTGCAACAAGCAGCAGGAAATGGTGATGTTGAGCGTCTAAATCTACTTAGGGACAGCTTAGGGCTGGACCATCAATAA
- the prfA gene encoding peptide chain release factor 1 yields the protein MKPSIVAKLEALQERYEEIEAHLADAGVIADQDRFRALSKEYAQLSDVAKCFSAWRTVQEDIETAEMLLDDPEMKEMAQEELKEAKARNEELEQQLQLLLLPKDPDDEYNCFVEIRAGAGGDEAAIFAGDLFRMYSRYAENNRWRVELMSTSDGEHGGYKEVIAKISGDNVYGRLKFESGGHRVQRVPETESQGRIHTSACTIAILPELPEAELPEISPADLRIDTFRSSGAGGQHVNTTDSAIRITHLPTGIVVECQDERSQHKNKAKAMSVLGARIRQAEIDKRHAAEASERRNLLGSGDRSDRIRTYNFPQGRVTDHRINLTLYRLDEVMEGKLDALIQPIINEYQADQLSALSEQE from the coding sequence ATGAAGCCTTCTATTGTCGCAAAATTAGAAGCATTACAAGAACGCTACGAAGAAATTGAAGCGCACCTTGCTGATGCAGGTGTGATTGCCGATCAAGACCGTTTTCGTGCTTTATCAAAAGAATATGCGCAATTATCGGATGTGGCCAAATGTTTTAGCGCATGGCGCACAGTGCAGGAAGATATTGAAACAGCCGAAATGCTGTTAGACGATCCTGAAATGAAAGAAATGGCTCAAGAAGAGTTAAAAGAAGCAAAAGCGCGCAATGAAGAGCTTGAACAGCAACTGCAATTGTTGTTACTCCCCAAAGATCCTGATGATGAATATAACTGTTTCGTGGAAATTCGCGCGGGTGCTGGCGGAGACGAAGCCGCTATTTTTGCTGGCGACTTATTCCGCATGTACAGCCGTTATGCAGAAAATAACCGTTGGCGTGTTGAGCTAATGAGCACCAGTGATGGTGAACACGGTGGTTATAAAGAAGTTATCGCTAAGATTTCGGGGGATAATGTATACGGGCGTTTAAAATTTGAATCCGGTGGGCATCGTGTTCAGCGTGTTCCCGAAACCGAATCACAGGGGCGTATTCACACCTCTGCTTGTACTATTGCGATTTTACCTGAATTGCCAGAAGCTGAATTACCTGAAATCAGCCCAGCAGATTTACGTATTGATACTTTCCGTTCATCTGGGGCGGGGGGGCAGCACGTTAACACCACGGATTCTGCAATTCGTATTACCCACCTCCCAACAGGGATCGTGGTGGAATGCCAAGACGAACGTTCACAACACAAAAACAAAGCAAAAGCGATGTCGGTGTTAGGTGCTCGTATTCGTCAAGCAGAAATAGATAAGCGCCATGCCGCGGAAGCATCTGAGCGCCGTAACTTGCTGGGTTCGGGGGATCGTTCTGACCGTATCCGCACCTATAATTTCCCGCAAGGGCGTGTTACGGATCACCGCATTAACTTGACGCTATATCGTCTGGATGAAGTAATGGAAGGGAAATTGGATGCGTTAATCCAACCTATCATCAATGAATACCAAGCAGACCAACTTTCTGCACTCTCTGAGCAGGAATAA
- the kdsA gene encoding 3-deoxy-8-phosphooctulonate synthase, which produces MQQKVVNIGDINVANNLPFVLFGGMNVLESRDMAMKVCEHYVTVTQKLGIPYVFKASFDKANRSSIHSYRGPGLDEGMKIFQELKETFGVKIITDVHEPAQAAPVAEVVDVIQLPAFLARQTDLVAAMAKTGAVINIKKPQFISPGQMGNIVEKFIEGGNDKIILCDRGANFGYDNLVVDMLGFNVMVQSSKGCPVIFDVTHALQCRDPFGAASGGRRAQVAELARAGMAVGIAGLFLEAHPDPDNARCDGPSALPLDKLEPFLKQMKAIDDLVKAFPELDTSR; this is translated from the coding sequence ATGCAACAGAAAGTAGTCAATATTGGTGATATCAATGTCGCGAACAACTTGCCGTTTGTGTTGTTTGGTGGAATGAACGTCCTTGAATCTCGTGATATGGCAATGAAAGTGTGCGAGCACTATGTGACGGTAACGCAAAAATTAGGTATTCCCTATGTTTTTAAAGCGTCATTTGATAAAGCGAATCGCTCATCTATCCACTCTTACCGTGGTCCAGGCCTTGATGAAGGGATGAAAATCTTCCAAGAGTTGAAGGAAACTTTTGGTGTAAAAATTATTACCGATGTGCACGAACCTGCACAAGCTGCCCCCGTCGCTGAAGTGGTTGATGTGATCCAATTACCTGCCTTTTTAGCGCGTCAAACCGATTTAGTGGCGGCAATGGCAAAAACAGGCGCCGTAATTAATATTAAAAAGCCACAGTTTATCAGCCCGGGGCAAATGGGAAATATCGTTGAGAAGTTTATCGAAGGCGGCAATGATAAAATTATTTTGTGTGACCGAGGCGCAAACTTTGGTTATGACAATTTAGTCGTTGATATGTTGGGCTTTAATGTGATGGTGCAATCATCGAAAGGTTGTCCTGTCATTTTCGATGTGACCCATGCTTTGCAATGTCGTGACCCATTTGGTGCAGCATCAGGTGGTCGCCGAGCTCAAGTGGCTGAGTTAGCCAGAGCGGGTATGGCCGTGGGGATCGCTGGGTTATTCCTTGAAGCGCATCCAGATCCAGATAACGCCCGTTGTGACGGCCCATCTGCCTTACCGTTAGATAAATTAGAACCTTTCTTAAAGCAAATGAAAGCGATTGATGATCTGGTGAAAGCTTTCCCTGAGTTAGACACTAGCCGTTAA
- a CDS encoding TIGR01212 family radical SAM protein (This family includes YhcC from E. coli K-12, an uncharacterized radical SAM protein.), which yields MQLTEVVSMFGADLQRRYGEKIYKITLHGGFSCPNRDGTLGRGGCTFCNVASFSDERQSNQTISEQISHQITRISRAKRYLAYFQAYTSTYAEVHLLKQLYEEALQQADIIGLCVGTRPDCVPDVVLSLLSEYQQQGYEIWLELGLQTAHDKILHRINRGHGFDAYQQTTQKARQLGLKVCTHLICGLPGENAQMNMQTLEKVLECGTDGIKLHPLHIVEGSVMAKSWRAGRLSTLSLDEYTAIAGEMVRHTPKEIVYHRISASARKPTLLAPQWCENHWVGMNNLYQYFLHNGGQGSAL from the coding sequence ATGCAACTTACTGAAGTCGTTTCCATGTTCGGCGCTGATCTCCAGCGCCGATATGGCGAAAAAATTTATAAAATTACATTGCATGGGGGCTTTAGTTGCCCAAACCGCGATGGTACCCTTGGTCGAGGGGGGTGTACCTTTTGTAATGTGGCCTCTTTTTCAGATGAGCGTCAATCCAACCAGACAATTAGTGAGCAGATCTCTCACCAAATTACCCGTATTTCCCGCGCAAAACGTTACCTTGCTTATTTCCAAGCCTATACCAGTACTTATGCAGAAGTTCACTTACTTAAACAACTGTATGAAGAAGCATTGCAACAAGCCGATATCATTGGTTTATGTGTTGGCACCCGTCCGGATTGCGTACCTGATGTTGTTTTGTCGCTACTCAGTGAATACCAGCAGCAAGGTTATGAAATTTGGTTAGAACTTGGCCTACAAACTGCCCATGACAAAATATTGCATCGCATTAACCGTGGTCATGGGTTTGATGCTTATCAGCAAACAACGCAAAAGGCGCGTCAGCTTGGTTTAAAAGTGTGTACCCATTTAATCTGTGGCTTACCCGGAGAGAATGCGCAGATGAATATGCAAACCTTAGAGAAAGTGTTGGAATGTGGAACTGATGGTATCAAGTTACACCCTTTACATATTGTAGAGGGTAGCGTAATGGCGAAAAGTTGGCGAGCAGGGCGTTTATCAACATTATCCTTAGATGAATATACCGCCATCGCAGGGGAAATGGTTCGTCATACGCCGAAAGAAATTGTTTATCATCGCATTAGTGCGAGTGCGAGGAAGCCAACACTGCTAGCGCCGCAATGGTGTGAAAACCACTGGGTTGGCATGAATAATTTATATCAGTATTTTTTACACAATGGCGGGCAGGGATCTGCATTGTAA